From the Brachyspira intermedia PWS/A genome, the window TAATATAAAATAAAAAAGGAGTGTAAATATGAAAGGATATGCGATGTTAAAAATAGGTGAATCAGGTTGGATTGAGAAAGAAAGACCTGCTTGCGGTCCTGCTGATGCTATTGTGAAACCTCTTGCTGTTGCTATATGTACTTCTGATGTACATACATTATGGGAAGGTGCTATAGGTGAAAGACATAATATGATTTTAGGTCATGAAGCTTGCGGTGAGGTTGTAGAAGTTGGAAGTTTAGTAAAAGACTTTAAACCAGGAGATAAAGTTTTAGTTCCTGCTATTACTCCTGATTGGAATAGTGTAGAAGCTCAGGCTGGATATTCTATGCACTCAGGCGGTATGCTTGCCGGATGGAAATTCTCTAATTTTAAAGATGGTGTATTTGGAGAATTCTTCCATGTTAATGATGCTGATGGTAACTTGGCTCTTTTACCTAGCAATATTGATCCTGTAGATGCTTGTATGCTTTCTGATATGGTGCCTACTGGTTTCCATGGTGCTGAGTTAGCTGATGTACAATATGGAGATAGTGTACTTGTTATTGGTATTGGACCTGTTGGTCTTATGGGAGTTGCTGGAGCTGCTTTAAGAGGAGCTTCAAGAATTATTGCTGTTGGTACTAGACCTAATTGTGTTGAAGCTGCTAAAAAATATGGTGCTGAAGAGTTCATTAGCTACAAAAACGGAACTATTGATGAGCAAGTTTTGAAAATGACTAATGGTAAAGGTGTTGATAAAGTTATTATTGCTGGCGGCGGTGTTGAAACTTTTGCTGAAGCAGTTCGTTCTTTAAAACCGGGCGGTAAAATCGGAAATGTTAACTATTTAGGTAAAGGTGATTATATACAAATTCCTAGAGCTGAATGGGGTGTTGGTATGGGGCATAAAGCTATACTTGGCGGACTTATGCCTGGTGGAAGACTCAGAATGGAAAAACTTGGTGCATTAGTAGCTTCTGGAAAATTAAATGTTCATCATTTAGTTTCTCATGTATTTGACGGTTGGGAAAATCTTGAAAAGGCTTTATTTATGATGAGAGATAAACCTGCTGATTTAATTAAACCTGTAGTAAGAATTGAGAAATAAGCGTTTTATATAATAGAAAAGCTGGCGGGTATTAAAAATATCTGCCAGTTTTTATTTTTATTAATTTATTAAGAAAAAACTGTCATTCCATATTTATAGTTTTAAATTTTAATTTTGTTCTATATGTATTTTTGAACTAATTATAAATGAAGGTTCCCGCCCAAAGTTTTATTCACATTTTTAATATATTCAGACGCACGGTGAATGTATTCTTAGATATAATTTAAATTTTAATTAATATGCAATCTTATATTTATTATTCGGCTCAGCGTGCGGAATGGATATTCTAAATTTAAATAAATCTTGGGCGGGTGCTTTAATTTCTAATCAAGTTAAAAAAAAATAATTAAATCCAAAATTTTATTTAATAGCTATAAAGAAAAAGGGCGGGCGTATGTAGTAAAATTAATCAAAAAGCTGTACCCAATATAATTTTCCGTTACTGTCTTTATAAACGCCTATACCTATATAGCTATGACTGGCTATAATATTGTTATAATGTCCTTGAGAATTTATCCATGCTTCCATTACAGCCTGAGGTGTTTTTTGATATCTTGCTATATTCTCAGCTGAAGGTTCTCGGCAGCCTTCTACTTCTTTTGATACTGTATAATAAGCAGTTTTATTTGGTCTAATATGATCAAAAAGAATTGATATTTCTTCTGCTCTTATAGCAGCTGCTCTATTTAATTTTTCATCTAATATCAAAGCATATCTGCCAATATCTGCTCTGGTTTGATTTACTAATTCAAATACTTCCTGTATTTCACTATTATTAGGCTCATATTTACTATTGCAGGATAATATGATAAAAGCAAATAACAATATAAATAAACTTTTTCTAATCATAATAAAATCCTTATTTAAAAAGGTAATTAATTTTATAAATCAAATTTTACTTCGTCTTCGCCTTCATAACAATATCGGCAGACACATTTATATATATCATCTCCTATTACAACTCTGTCAACATCTTTAACTATTCTCTTTGAATATATTCCTTTTCTTCCGCAGTCACATTTACCGAAAACTTTTGTATGTATATCAATCAAATCTTCTTCTATTAATGCCGATACGCTTTCCCAATAATTTCTTTTATAGTCCATATCAAGAGAGGCTATACAAAAATTGGTTTTGCAGTTTCTTTGAGTGCATGTTTTTATAAGTTTTATAAAAATGGAAGTATCATTTAAAAAACAAAATTCATCTATTCCAACAATATCATATCTTGCAATATAATTATAAATATTTTCAACATCTTTTCCAATATTATTTTCAATTTCTTCTTCAGTGATTATATCTATTCTTTTATCTAAATAAACATTTTTATCACGGCAGAAATATCCCCTAAAAGAAATTGCTGGATATATGAATAATATTTTTATATTTTTATTTTCAAGTAAAAGATAATCTAAAGTTTTAATTAGATATTTTGATTTTCCTGCGAACATAGGTCCGGTAATTAAATGATTCATAAAAGTCCAATATTTTTAAGTGAATCGTTATATTATATCATTAAAAAATGTATATATCAAATATAAATGCTGTAAAAAAGTATATTATAATTAGTTTAATTTTATTATAAATATAGTATAATGTATTGATTAAGTTTAGGAGTAAATAATGAAAGCTAGTGAAGCCAAATTGAATGATTTAATAAAGAAAAATGATATACAATTTGTAATTCCTGTGTATCAAAGAAATTATGATTGGACTATAAAAGAATGTAAAGTTTTATTGAATG encodes:
- a CDS encoding thymidine kinase, producing the protein MNHLITGPMFAGKSKYLIKTLDYLLLENKNIKILFIYPAISFRGYFCRDKNVYLDKRIDIITEEEIENNIGKDVENIYNYIARYDIVGIDEFCFLNDTSIFIKLIKTCTQRNCKTNFCIASLDMDYKRNYWESVSALIEEDLIDIHTKVFGKCDCGRKGIYSKRIVKDVDRVVIGDDIYKCVCRYCYEGEDEVKFDL
- a CDS encoding CAP domain-containing protein, whose protein sequence is MIRKSLFILLFAFIILSCNSKYEPNNSEIQEVFELVNQTRADIGRYALILDEKLNRAAAIRAEEISILFDHIRPNKTAYYTVSKEVEGCREPSAENIARYQKTPQAVMEAWINSQGHYNNIIASHSYIGIGVYKDSNGKLYWVQLFD
- a CDS encoding NAD(P)-dependent alcohol dehydrogenase encodes the protein MKGYAMLKIGESGWIEKERPACGPADAIVKPLAVAICTSDVHTLWEGAIGERHNMILGHEACGEVVEVGSLVKDFKPGDKVLVPAITPDWNSVEAQAGYSMHSGGMLAGWKFSNFKDGVFGEFFHVNDADGNLALLPSNIDPVDACMLSDMVPTGFHGAELADVQYGDSVLVIGIGPVGLMGVAGAALRGASRIIAVGTRPNCVEAAKKYGAEEFISYKNGTIDEQVLKMTNGKGVDKVIIAGGGVETFAEAVRSLKPGGKIGNVNYLGKGDYIQIPRAEWGVGMGHKAILGGLMPGGRLRMEKLGALVASGKLNVHHLVSHVFDGWENLEKALFMMRDKPADLIKPVVRIEK